The genomic segment GCGCTGGTGGTCGTCTCCGAGGGTGCCCAGGTCGCGGGTCTGGGCGACACATCAGCCCGGGTCGACGAGCGCGACCAGTTTGGTCACGAACTGCTGGCGACCCGCCGGCTGGCCGCCCGGCTGGCTACCGCGATCTCCGAAGGAACCCCTTATTCGACCCGCGAAGTCGTTCTCGGGCACACCCAGCGAGGCGGCACGGTAAGCGCCTACGACCGGGTCCTGGGCACGCGCCTCGGGCGCGGCGCGGTGGCGCTGGCCGAACGCGGTCGCTGGGGGCACATGCCGGCGCTGGTGAACCAGACGATCGTCGATTTCCCGCTCGACGCCGCGGTCGGGACCAACCGCAAACTGACCGCCCAGCTGTTGGACGTGGTTGAGGACTTTCAGTAGTTGGGCCGTCCGCGCCGGGCGATGCCGCCCGCGGTTACCGACTAAACCGCGCTTTTCCGTTCCCGGCCCATGACGCTCCCAGCGTCCGGACGCAAGCCGGGCGCCGGTCAGCCTCGGTTCGGACCACCATCCTCGTCCGGCCCGCTCTTGCCGGCCGTGGGGTCGCGGCGCAGGTGTTCAACCCCCATGGCGCGGTACTTGGCGTGGCGTGCTTCCAGCAGGCTGGCGGTCTGAATAGCGGTCAATTCGTCCAATTGCGCCGTCAACGTCTCACGCAGCAACCGGGCCGCCTCTTGACCGTCGGTGTGGGCCCCTCCGGGCGGTTCGGCGACGATTCCATCAATTACCCCGAGCTCGATCAGGTGCCGCGGGGTCAGCTTCAGCGCCTCGGCCGCGGTCTCGGCGTACTTGTAATCACGCCAGACGATGCTGGCCGCGCCCTCCGGCGAGGCCACCGAATAGATGGTGTTCTCCTGCATCAGGACCCGGTCGCCCATTCCCAGGGCCAGCGCTCCGCCGGAGCCGCCCTCGCCGATCACGATCGTCAGGATCGGGGTCCTCAGGCCCGCCATCGTCAGCAGGTTGTCGGCGATGGCCCAGGCCTGGCCGCGTTCCTCGGCCTCCAGCACCGGGCTGGCGCCGGGTATGTCGAGCAGAGTTATCACCGGCAGGGCGAATTTTTCGGCCAGCAGCATCAGCCGGCGCGCTTTGCGGAAACCCTCCGGGCTGGCCATGCCGAAATTGCGCGCCAGGTTGTCGCGCGCGTCGGACCCCTTCTGGTGGCCGATCAGCATCACCGACTGCTCGCCCAGCCTCGCCGGCCCGCCGACGATCGCCGGATCGTCGCCGAAGTTGCGGTCGCCGTGAAGTTCGATAAAGCCCGAAAAGCACCAGTTGGCGTAATCGAGAGTGTGCGGGCGGTCGGGGTGCCGCGCCAGCTGCACCCGGTCCCAGTCGGTAAGTTCGGCAAACACCGCGTCGGTCTCGTTCTTTAAGCGCTGCTTCAGGCGCTCGATCCTCCCCGGCGAGCCGTTGCCGTCGCGCTGCAGCTCGTCCAGTTCGGCGCGCAGTTGCGAAAGCCCCAGCTCGAATTCCAGGATCGTCACGCCGACGCCTCCGCGGCGACCTTTTCCTGCGGGGCAAGGAGTTCGAGCAGGCCGACGATCGTGGAGCGCTGCGCGCGGCGCGGCACGACCAGGTCGATCATCCCGCGCTTCTGCATGAACTCGGCGCTCTGGGCGTCGGCGGGCAGCTTCTGCTTGGCGATCTGCTCAATCAGCCGCCGCCCGGTGAATCCGACCGTGGCCCCCGGTTCGGCCACGATCACGTCGGCCAGCGAGGCGAAGCTCGCCGTCACCCCGGCTAGGGTCGGGTCGGTCATCAGCGAGATGTAGAGTCCGCCACCGCGGCCGAACCGCTCCAGGGCGGCGGCGGTCTTGGCCATCTGCATCAGTGAGAGCATGCCCTCCTGCATCCGTGCCCCGCCCGAGCAGGAGCAGATCAGGAGCGGGATTCGTTCGGCCTCGGCCAGCTCGATCGCCAGCGCGACCTTCTCGCCCACGACGGTGCCCATCGACGCGCCCAGGAACCGGAAATCGATCAGCGCCAGAGCAATCGGCCGGCCTCCGACCAGCCCGCGCCCGGCGATTGCGGCCTCGCTGAGGCCGGTGCGCTCGCGGTAGCGGGCCAGGTGATCGCCGTAGCTGAGTTCGCCGCGCTTAAAGCCCAGCGGGTCGCCGGTAACCAGGTCCTGGCCAACCTGTTCGAAATCGGACTCCTCGTCGAGGAGGATTTCAAGCCGCTGAAAGACTCCGATTCGCCCGTGCCAGTTGCAGCGCGGACAAACGTGAAGGTTCTGTTCGAACTCGCGGCGCCGGTGCAGCATCCGTTTGCAGCCGCCGCACTCTACCCACAGGTCGGGCCCCTTGCCGGACCCCCGGCCAAGTAGTTTCAATCCTCCGCCTTACCTAGGTCGTTCCGCCACATCCCAGACCGCACGAACATAGCACATAGATTAGCCGCGCGGTCGCGGCCAAATCTCCTAAACCGGCTCCGCCGCCGACTCGGTCACTTCGAACCGTCCGTCCGCGTATCCCACCTCGAAGTCACGCGGGCCGTCCTGGCCGGCGGCGATCATGGCCGCAGCCAGTTGCTCTTCTATCTCGTGCTCGACCGCTGCCCGCAGCGGCCTGGCCCCGTTGCCGGCTTCCAGGGCGCGCGCGATCAGCGCCTCCAGAACCGCGCCGGAGAACTCGATCCGGGCGCCCTGCCCATCGGCCCGTCGGGCCACCGCCGCCAAGAGCCGCCGCGCGATTTCGCGGTAGTCCTCCTCGGCCAGCTCGCGGAAGGGAACGATGCGATCGATCCGGTTCACAAATTCCGGCGCCA from the Chloroflexota bacterium genome contains:
- a CDS encoding acetyl-CoA carboxylase carboxyltransferase subunit alpha, with product MTILEFELGLSQLRAELDELQRDGNGSPGRIERLKQRLKNETDAVFAELTDWDRVQLARHPDRPHTLDYANWCFSGFIELHGDRNFGDDPAIVGGPARLGEQSVMLIGHQKGSDARDNLARNFGMASPEGFRKARRLMLLAEKFALPVITLLDIPGASPVLEAEERGQAWAIADNLLTMAGLRTPILTIVIGEGGSGGALALGMGDRVLMQENTIYSVASPEGAASIVWRDYKYAETAAEALKLTPRHLIELGVIDGIVAEPPGGAHTDGQEAARLLRETLTAQLDELTAIQTASLLEARHAKYRAMGVEHLRRDPTAGKSGPDEDGGPNRG
- a CDS encoding acetyl-CoA carboxylase carboxyl transferase subunit beta; the protein is MLHRRREFEQNLHVCPRCNWHGRIGVFQRLEILLDEESDFEQVGQDLVTGDPLGFKRGELSYGDHLARYRERTGLSEAAIAGRGLVGGRPIALALIDFRFLGASMGTVVGEKVALAIELAEAERIPLLICSCSGGARMQEGMLSLMQMAKTAAALERFGRGGGLYISLMTDPTLAGVTASFASLADVIVAEPGATVGFTGRRLIEQIAKQKLPADAQSAEFMQKRGMIDLVVPRRAQRSTIVGLLELLAPQEKVAAEASA